DNA sequence from the Pleurocapsa sp. PCC 7319 genome:
CACAAGAACGGATAGACGCAGTTTACCAAAAGGCTTTTGATTTGCAACCTAATAATCCTTCGGTTTATTGTGCCTTAGCTGCAACTCAACGCCGAAGAAAACAATTTACTCAGGCGATCGCTGCTTATCAAAAAGCGATCGCCTTAGATCCTTATCATTTTGAAGCTTATCGAGGTCTGGGGAATACCCTTTGTGAGCAAGAAAAACTAGATGAAGCTTTGATTGTCTTTGAGCAAGCGTTAAACTTAGATCCATTTCATCCCGGAGTTTATACTGACTTAGGGGAATATCAAATCAAAAAAAATGATCGAGAAGAAGCTTTAAAATACTGCCAAAAATCCTTAGAATTGCTCAAACTAAATCCTCGAATCAGTTGGGGAAATTATAATAAACTGGCACGAGTATTTAGAGAATTACAAAAATACCCTGAAGCAATTTCTATCTATCAAAAAGCATTAGAGATCTACCCGCAACAACTAAATATTTATGTTCTATTAGGCTCTACTCAAAAAGAACAAGGAAATTTAGCAGCAGCAATATCTAGTTATCAACAAGCAATTAAATTAAATACTCAGCAGCCATTTAGAGTATATAGAGACTTGGCTGAGGCTTTGATTGAAGCTGGAGAAATAGAGCAAGCAATCGTGATCTATCAACAAGCTGTTAATTTATATCCCAATCGAGCTAACGGCTATCGATTATTAGGAAATGCACTGCGCCAAGCAGGACAAATAGAAGCAGCCATTGTTAACTATCAGCAGGCAATTGAACTTAGTCCCCAACAGTCTTTCCATACTTACAAACATTTAGGAGCTATATTTACCCAGCAAGAAAAACTAGAGCAAGCGATTGAGAGCTATCAAAAAGCGATCGCTCTTAATTCAAATCAATCTGGTGCTATTTATCAGAAGTTAGCGGAAATTTTTGGTCAACAGCAAAAATTCAGAGCAGCGATTAATAACTTACAAGAAGCTCTCAAATTACAACCTAAAAATTCAGAAATTCGCCGTCAATTAAATTTATATCAAGCCGAGCTGAAGTGGATTCAAGCTAAGAAATTTAGACAAGCAGGTAATCTAGAGCGAGCAATAAAACTATATAAATCTGGATTAGATATCGATCCTCATAATGAGCCTGCCTGGAGGCAACTTGCTCAAATTTTGCTCAAACAAGGCAATTGGAGCCAAGCAATTGACTGCTACCGAAAAGCACTGAAGTTACGACCAGATTATCCTCATCTGTATCGTCTTTTGGGTTCTGCTTTTCACGAGCAAGGAAATTTGTCAGCAGCAGTCAAACAATACCAAAAAGCGATTGAATTAGAACCTAAACATGTTGAAAGTCATTTAATTTGTGGCAATATTTTACAGCAATCTCACCAACTGGATGCAGCCATTGATTGTTATCAACAAGCGATTGAGTTAAATCCTAATAAGCCCAGAAATTATCGTCTTTTGGGTCATTGTTGGCGTAAACAAGGAGAGTTGGAAAAAGCGATCGCTGCTTATCAACAAGCGATCGAGTTAAATCCTGCTCAATCTGTTGAAGTATATAGAAATCTTGGCAATAGTTTGAAGCAACTAGAGCTTCTAGATAAAGCGGTTGAGAGCTATCAGAAAGCGATCGCATTATATCCAGACGATCCTCATCTCTACCACGGTTTAGGGAATGTTTGGATCACCAAAGGAAATCTGTCAGCTGCGGAGCAAGCATACCATCAAGCTCTGGAGATTAATCCAGAATTGACTCAAGTTGAAAGTAAAATTTCTGCTTTAATTTTTAATCAAGCTGTACCATTGTGGTCTCAAGGAAATATCGAAGCAGCTCGAGAAAAATTCCAAACAATTAATTTAGCCGGTAAACAAGAAGAAATTCAATTACTATGGCCAAGTATTGATAGTATTGAATGGCCAGGGCGATCGTTTAACTTAGCAGATATCTTTGAAACCATGAAACCCCGAGAAATGTCATGGCCCAAGATAACTGTCGTCACACCATCATTTAATCATCAAGAATATATCGAAGACACAATTCGCTCGGTAATTTATCAGGAATACCCAAATCTGGAATACGTTATCGTTGACGGAGAATCTACTGATGGAACCCGGGAAATTCTGGACAGATATCAAGAACAGGTATCAGAAATTATTATCGAACCCGATCAAGGACAGTCTGATGCTATTAATAAGGGTTTTAGTCGCACTACTGGAGAGCTAATTACTTGGATCAACAGTGATGATATGCTCGCGCCAGGAGCTTTGCACATGGCAGCCTTAACTTATTTAAATCATGACTGCGATGTAGTTGCGGGTATTGCCATAACCCATGAGGATTCCCAAAACCCCGAAGAGTTTAGAAGCATTAGGGTCAAAAAACCTAGGGTGAGACAGCATGACTTTACCGTTGAAACTCTTGCTGACTGTTGTCATTATTGGTTTAAAGGTCATTTCTTCATTCAGCCAGAAGCAATATTTACTCGCCAAGCTTGGAATCAAGCCGGAGGAAAGTTAGATGAAGAGCTGGAATATACTATGGATTGCGATTTCTGGTTTAGGATGGCTCAAATCTGCGCGCGTCTGGAGGTAATTAGCTGGCCCATAGCTTTTTATCGTAATCATCCAGGTCAAAAAACTGCCAATCGTATAGTCTCTGTACGAGAACATTTAAAGCTGAGAAATAAATACCACTTAATTGCACCCAGACCAGAGCGCAAACTAGAGATCTTAGATAAGATTAGTTCTTTTCTTACCTCACTTCAGAGAAGGGTACTAGTAATCAGTAAACAAGCTGACTGTTGTTTTTCTGAGCATACCGAATCACAGTTACATAACTTTTTCGCTAAACGTAACTACCATATTTCTTTTTGTAGAAATCTCAAGCACATAGAAGTTACTGCATTCGATGTAGTTATCGTACTAGTTCATCTCAAAAAAGAAGTGGAATTGATTAAAAAGCTTAGAGAACAAGGCTTTTCTGGAACAATTATTGCCTGGTTTTGGCAAAATAATCGCGGTTTCTTCCCTAATATTGAAGTGGCAGATGAAGTAGACATTTCTATTCCCGGACACAAATTTATTGGCGAGGTACTAAGAAACTACAGCAGTATTGTAACCCCAGCTATTTCCGTATGTTCGGCAGAATGGACGGTTTTTCAGGCGCGGAAATTCTTCTCTAGTTGCGGTTATCAAAATCGCTCCGATCAACTTCTAGTAGGTTTTTGGAATTATGAAGTTGTTGAGAAACAGCAACATATGCTGATACCTTATCAAGTAGTTCAATTAGTCGAGCAGCTTAAGGAATCTTTTCTTAATTGTCAGATTTGTTTTGAAGACAAAGCTCAACAAAATGCTGATTTAGGACTCTCATCACAGCACAGGTTTTCCCATTGGACAAAGTATAAAGTATCTTTGCTGTTGACTCTGGAGCGAGAACTTCCTTTCCGTTTATTCGATACTTTATTGTGGGGACAAATTCCGATTATTTCTAGTGATATCTTTGATTTAGATCAGGTGATTTCACCACAAGAGCAAGCGCAGTTACCGATTATTCGACTAGAAAGATACGATTTAGATTGCGTTCGGGATGCTTATCAACAAGCTTTGACTCTATTCGAGCGAGATGGTGCTGAGGGCATTAAGAGAAGACATAAATTTGTCAGAAACAACCATATGTTAATTCATCGTCTTAAAACAATATTCAATCTGCTGGAGAACTCAATATACTAAACTCGATTCCTAAAGTTATAGTATTGGTGCTAACAGGCGAAATACTCTAGCTGATAATTTGAACCAAAAAGGTTTTTGCTGATAAGCATTCAAATTAACTGAGCGCGAAAGATTTAAGTCTTCTTGGAGCATGGATTCCACGTTATTAATGAATTTTTCTGCAATTGAAAAAGTCATTACTTCAAAATTTAAGAAGAATGAACGATTATCGAGATTCGTCGTACCTACTCCAGCTATATCGCGATCAATCAGGATAACTTTTTGGTGCATAAATCCCGAACGATAACGATATAGTTTGATCCCCAATGCTTGAAGTTCAGTGTAGTAAGAAAAAGAACAGAGATATACTGACAAATGATCGGGACGATTGGGTAAAATAATTCGCACATCTACACCCCTTAGAGCAGCTAATTTTAAAGCATTAAGAATCGAATTATTGGGTACAAAATAAGGACTGGCAATCCAGATTCGGCTTTGCGATCGCTCGATTAAGCTCAAAAAAAATAAATTACAATTATCAAATTTATCAGCAGGTCCTGTTGGTAAGATCAAAGCTGTTTGATGATACTTTGTTGATTCTTTTACCTCCCAGGAAACTTGAGGGATTTCTCTAGTTACCCAATACCAATCCCCTAAAAAGACGCTTTGAAGGCATTGTACCGCAGTACCTCGAATTTTCAGATGAGTATCTCGCCAGGAGCCAAAACGAGGGTTTTTCCCTAAATATTCATCACCAATATTTAAACCCCCCATAAAAGCTATTTCTCCATCGACAATTAAAATTTTCCGATGGTTGCGAAAGTTGATTTGAAAACGATTACCTTTTCTTCTGGTACTGCCAAAACCTTTGACTTGAATGCCATGCTGTCGCAGAGATTTAAGATAATTACGGGATAGTTGGCGTGAGCCGATTTTATCGTAGAGTAAATTGATTCTAACTCCCTGGTTGGCTTTATCTATCAAGGCCTGTTTAAACTCATTCCCTATGCGATCATCATTGATAATGTAGGATTGCAGCAAAATATAGTCTTGAGCTTGAGCGATCGCCCGCAACATTTCTCGATAGGTTTGCTGACCATCGATTAACAATTCAATCTCATTGCCTATGGTAAAAGGAAGAGACGTAAATACCGCCGCAAGTTTTTCTAAGGCGCAGAATTTGCCTGGTAATTCGGCTTTAAATTCGTTTATGGTGCTATAAACTTGACTGACTAGTTTATGGTGTTCGAGATAAGCATTTTGTAGGGCTACTGCATATTCCTGAAACTCATTTTTGCCTAAAATCCAATAGAGGGGAATCGCTAACCAGGGAAATGTGATTAAAGAAATTCCCCAGGCGATCGCACCACGAGATGAACGCACAACCATCACTACACCATGAATAATTAGGGTTAATACACTAAAAATAGAGACAAGGTTAATCCCTGATAGCATTTATTTCCTCAAATATAAAGCTCTACAAATAGAGGATTATGATCCGAGGAAGAGATACTATCGATAACCATAGCACTAGCATTTTTTTGTTTAAATCCTCGATAAAAAATATAGTCTAAAGGAGGTGACAACAAAAAACGTTTAATTTTGAGTGCTTCGAGCGGGGGAAAAGTAACAGGGGTCAAGCCCAATTTAGCAGTCATTTGTAAGAGTAGTAGCCAACGAGAACGATTCCATGTATTAAAGTCACCTGAGAAAATTACTGCTCCCTGATGCTGAGCAATCATGGCTTCTATTTCTTGTAATTGAGCTTGAAATTTACTGGTTTCGACAAAATTAATTAAATGAGTATTAACTGCTAAGAGAGTTTCACCATTACTACCAAGAGAATATTCAACAAACAGAGAAACTTTAGGGGTTCCTGTAACTGGTTCTTGGTGTTTGGTAATTTTAGCTTGACTGTTAAGGCGATCTGTCTTGGTCGCAGTTAAAACCCCCGAATAGGTATTGTCAAAAGTATCAATTAAGTTAGGAGCAAAACTCCAACCCATTGAGGCTAATTCCGGAATTTTTTGTTTGATGGTGCAGAGGCGAACTTCCTGTAAAAAAATTTTATCCGGTTGATATTGTTCGATAATGGTCAAAAAATCTTGACTCCAGTTGCGGTTGTGGTTATTTTTGGCGATGTTCCAACTGAGAACTTTAATTGAGTCGTGATTGAGGAAAGAGGGACGAGGATGAGTATTGTCAATAGTTGTTTCGGCAACTTGACCAAATCTATGGGTTGGACTGAATTGTTTCAGATAAGATAATGGACTTTGTTCTTGTAACTCGAACATTGATTAACAGTTATTTGATATAAGCTAGTTTAACATTTAGGAAATTAAGACGATTGAGTATGACACGCCATTCCTTTCAACATGGAGGGATTGAAATTTCTTATTTAGAATGGAACGATCCCATAGAAAGACTATCAGAGGAAAAAAGCTTTAATCAGAATGATTACACTCCCCCCTCAAGGACTAACTTCGCGTCGCCTACTGCTAGAGGCAATCGCCCAAAAAATCATCTCTTACTTTTACATGGTTTGGCTGATTCTGCTATGGTCTGGTCTAGCTTGGCAGAATTTTTAGCTAATGGTTATCACATTGTTGCTCCTGATTTACGGGGACACGGAGAAACTAGCAAACCTGAACATGGCTATACTTCTACAGATATTATTGCCGATTTAGAAGCTTTGATGGCACATTTAGGCTGGACTCAGGCTCATATCGTAGGTCATTCTTGGGGAGGAAAACTGGCTACTATTTGGGCAACTCATAATCCACAGCTTTTTTCCAGTCTGATTTTAGTCGATCCTTTTTATGTCGATAAATTACCCAGTTGGTTCAAATACACCTTTCCTTTGCTATATCGAGTATTACCATTTCTGCAGGGTATGGGACCTTTTGCCAGTGAAGCAGCAGCCGAACAATTAGCTCAAAACCTCAAACAATATCGTCAATGGACTCCTCTCCAACAAAAAGCTTTTCGTGCCAGTATTGAACCCAAGAATGATGGGACTTGGGGAAGTAAGTTTACAGTAGCAGCTCGCAACGAAATTTTTGTCGATGTAATGCTGCAGTCTGGCTTGACTAAGCCTTTAGAGATTCCCAGTTTATTTATCCAACCCACTAAAGGTCTGAATCGCACTCAATGGCAACTCAAAACTTATCACCGTTATTTATCTAATCTGGAGATTCAGCAAGTTTCAGGCAATCACTGGGTATTTTTAGTTAATCCTGATGAATTTAATTTAGCAGTGGCTAATTTTCTAACTAAACACAATAGTTGATTATTACAACCTTCTTCTCTAACTCCTAACTTCTAACTCCGAATTCCGAACTCATTTTAACTAAGTTGCTAAATTGCATTTTTTTGGTTTAACTGGCGATCGCGCAATCTCCCCTTCACAGTAACCCAAGTCATACATACTTGCTGCCTGAGGATCGTGTTCAGGAGTTTGTTTGGATTTTCCCGACCAGGCATCGGCTTTGCCTTGGTTAATCCAGTCTTCGTCAGTCATAAAGGTAGTAGGGATCTCAGTCATCATTACTTACCTCTCATTTTTGGATGTCTTTATCCTTGTTGTATCAGCTTTTATCTTTAGTAAATACTAATTGCAACTATTTGATAACATTTAGCCTTTTGTTCTTCACAAGTTTCTCAAATTAGTAGTCTATAAGTTGAATTAGAGTCATTGGTTAGTACCAACTGATAAATCGATTATTTTGCTGGGAATTTGTTTGAGGTAATCAGCTGAACGAGGAAAGACCATGAAAGCCGCCGACATCATGACTACAAAAGTATTCACAATTCATAGTTTAGCTACTGTAGCTGATGCGATCGCCAAGATACAAGATAAAAGAGTACATTCTCTGATCGTTGAACCTAGTAGTAGTGATGATGCTTACGGAATTATCACTGAAACCGACATTATTTACAAAGTGATGGCACAGGACAGAGATCCTGAATCAGTAATGGTCTATCAAATTATGACTAAACCCTGCATTGTAGTCAATCCAGATCTTAAATTAGAAGATGTAGCCCGATTGTTTGCTGCGACTGGAATTCAAAGAGCTCCGGTAATTCAAAACCAACTCTTAGGAATTATTTCTTTGACTGATTTGATAATGAAGTCAAAAGTATTGCCTCAATCTGCTTCAGACGAATTATCATCGAAAATTTATAAAACCATTCTGCACAACCCAGTAGCTTCTGACCTACAAACACAAATCGATCAAGATTGTGAAGTTGCCTGGGATGTAGTTGAAACATTAGAGATTGAACCTTAATCTTCTATGTCTTGCTATCCCAAGCATGATTGAAAAAATCTGGGAATATGGAGATAGGAGTTTTTTAGCTTAAATTAGAGTCGAGATTAAACATTTAAATTATGGTTCATCAAATCTTTACATAGCATAGGTTTTAGCTATTATATAATCATCTGGCGCGAGACAACAAAAGTAATATCTCCGCTTAAATTAAGCTAATTAGAGTGTTTACCTGATGGCTTTGCTTTATAGTCAACTGGTAACTAGAAGCTCTATATTAGTCTTAATCGATTAGTTACTGGCATGATGCTGAATTCTAGATTCAGTATTGAAACAAAAAAGTATAGATTTCTGGCTAGAAACAACAAATTTCAGCGGTGCAAAAAACTTGTGTCGTCAGATTCGGCTGGAAAACTTCTATCTCAATTAAGGTTTTGGATTTAGTATGGAGCGGTTTGTCGTGCGGAGTGTTGGAAATCAACTGCTCATCATAGCGATCGCCAAGTAACTAATGGTAATTAATTAATTTTTATGTTTAATTTAGATGATATAACTCAGATTGTCGGCTTCGGAGATAGTCTATCTGATTCTGGTAATTCTTTTGCCCTCACTATGGGAGCAATTCCTCCTCCTCCATATTTTTTCGGTAGGTTTTCTAATGGTCCAGTAGCCATTGAATACTTAGCTGATGATCTAGAACTTACTTTAGATCCTTACTATGATGACCTGACAGGCAATAACTTTGCCGTAGGTGGAGCAGGAACTGGAAGTACTAATTCTAATAATGATGATATTGCTCCCTTTTTACCTGGTGTAACTTTGCCAGGATTAGCAAACCAAATTGATGTTTTTATCAGCAGTCTTGATGGTGACAATGCAGATTCCGATGCTCTTTATTTAGTCTGGGCAGGACCCAACGATTTTCTCGATTATCTTGGCGGTAGTATCCCGGCAGATCCCGCAGCATTAATCGAACAGGGATTTAACAACATTGTCG
Encoded proteins:
- a CDS encoding alpha/beta fold hydrolase — its product is MTRHSFQHGGIEISYLEWNDPIERLSEEKSFNQNDYTPPSRTNFASPTARGNRPKNHLLLLHGLADSAMVWSSLAEFLANGYHIVAPDLRGHGETSKPEHGYTSTDIIADLEALMAHLGWTQAHIVGHSWGGKLATIWATHNPQLFSSLILVDPFYVDKLPSWFKYTFPLLYRVLPFLQGMGPFASEAAAEQLAQNLKQYRQWTPLQQKAFRASIEPKNDGTWGSKFTVAARNEIFVDVMLQSGLTKPLEIPSLFIQPTKGLNRTQWQLKTYHRYLSNLEIQQVSGNHWVFLVNPDEFNLAVANFLTKHNS
- a CDS encoding CBS domain-containing protein translates to MKAADIMTTKVFTIHSLATVADAIAKIQDKRVHSLIVEPSSSDDAYGIITETDIIYKVMAQDRDPESVMVYQIMTKPCIVVNPDLKLEDVARLFAATGIQRAPVIQNQLLGIISLTDLIMKSKVLPQSASDELSSKIYKTILHNPVASDLQTQIDQDCEVAWDVVETLEIEP
- a CDS encoding endonuclease/exonuclease/phosphatase family protein — encoded protein: MFELQEQSPLSYLKQFSPTHRFGQVAETTIDNTHPRPSFLNHDSIKVLSWNIAKNNHNRNWSQDFLTIIEQYQPDKIFLQEVRLCTIKQKIPELASMGWSFAPNLIDTFDNTYSGVLTATKTDRLNSQAKITKHQEPVTGTPKVSLFVEYSLGSNGETLLAVNTHLINFVETSKFQAQLQEIEAMIAQHQGAVIFSGDFNTWNRSRWLLLLQMTAKLGLTPVTFPPLEALKIKRFLLSPPLDYIFYRGFKQKNASAMVIDSISSSDHNPLFVELYI
- the cls gene encoding cardiolipin synthase codes for the protein MLSGINLVSIFSVLTLIIHGVVMVVRSSRGAIAWGISLITFPWLAIPLYWILGKNEFQEYAVALQNAYLEHHKLVSQVYSTINEFKAELPGKFCALEKLAAVFTSLPFTIGNEIELLIDGQQTYREMLRAIAQAQDYILLQSYIINDDRIGNEFKQALIDKANQGVRINLLYDKIGSRQLSRNYLKSLRQHGIQVKGFGSTRRKGNRFQINFRNHRKILIVDGEIAFMGGLNIGDEYLGKNPRFGSWRDTHLKIRGTAVQCLQSVFLGDWYWVTREIPQVSWEVKESTKYHQTALILPTGPADKFDNCNLFFLSLIERSQSRIWIASPYFVPNNSILNALKLAALRGVDVRIILPNRPDHLSVYLCSFSYYTELQALGIKLYRYRSGFMHQKVILIDRDIAGVGTTNLDNRSFFLNFEVMTFSIAEKFINNVESMLQEDLNLSRSVNLNAYQQKPFWFKLSARVFRLLAPIL